The following coding sequences are from one Oscillatoria sp. FACHB-1407 window:
- a CDS encoding cupredoxin domain-containing protein yields the protein MFKQSAMLGSLTAFGILLGITSGEAFAQTPHDEHHMEQTKQTGEFQRIDQPLWLKGTVTAGGLGLIGLELWWFLLSKPKSRKASTQGGIQEVTVTVDGGYEPSQIVVQAGQPVRLNFDRKDPSSCLEEIRFPDFRIAQDLPLNQVTAIDFTPDKPGRYEFTCGMNMFRGVVEVQAGDRTATVATVPETTPSVASIHHPAEPTISPATSTEANMTPTGIQEATVTVAKGYQPKRVIVEAGHPVRLQFDRQNPSHCYDQLLIPDFAIAVNLEPETTTVEFTPEQPGEYEFMCGMKMNRGVIEVHAPQHLNPEKAVA from the coding sequence ATGTTCAAGCAGTCTGCAATGCTCGGAAGTCTCACAGCATTCGGTATTTTGTTAGGAATCACATCTGGGGAAGCATTCGCTCAAACACCCCACGACGAACATCACATGGAACAAACGAAACAAACTGGAGAGTTTCAACGAATTGACCAACCGCTATGGCTGAAAGGAACCGTAACGGCTGGAGGGTTGGGGTTAATTGGCTTAGAGCTTTGGTGGTTTCTATTGAGCAAGCCAAAATCGCGGAAAGCTTCAACGCAAGGGGGCATTCAAGAGGTTACGGTTACGGTTGACGGCGGTTATGAGCCGAGTCAAATTGTGGTGCAAGCAGGGCAACCTGTACGGTTGAATTTCGATCGCAAAGATCCCAGCAGTTGCTTAGAAGAGATCAGATTTCCTGATTTCCGAATCGCGCAAGATCTACCACTCAATCAAGTAACCGCGATCGACTTCACACCGGACAAACCTGGAAGGTACGAGTTCACCTGCGGCATGAATATGTTCCGAGGTGTAGTCGAAGTCCAAGCCGGAGATCGAACAGCAACCGTTGCCACTGTCCCTGAAACCACTCCTTCGGTTGCTTCAATCCATCATCCTGCTGAACCTACCATCAGTCCAGCAACTAGCACTGAAGCAAACATGACACCTACAGGTATTCAAGAAGCAACGGTCACGGTTGCTAAAGGTTATCAACCCAAAAGAGTTATCGTTGAAGCAGGACATCCGGTTCGCTTGCAGTTCGATCGCCAAAATCCAAGCCACTGCTACGACCAGTTGCTGATTCCAGACTTTGCGATCGCCGTTAACCTTGAACCCGAAACCACGACGGTTGAGTTTACACCAGAGCAACCGGGCGAATATGAGTTTATGTGTGGCATGAAGATGAATCGCGGGGTGATTGAAGTTCATGCACCTCAGCACCTTAATCCTGAGAAGGCAGTCGCTTAA
- a CDS encoding FMN-dependent NADH-azoreductase: MQLLEIQSSVRQDRSVSRPLASKFIYQWQSFHPEAQHQLRDLGQQPPALITSDWVAANLTPAPDQTEETKALLAESDTLIAELFAADRIVLGVPMYNFGIPAHLKAYFDNIIRVGRTVEYNRDTASFNGLLTGKKSLIISSRAGSYAPGTPAGAMDFCVPYLQFILNFLGIRDVEYVEVPYQGMGGEMQQQATETAIARLMELAKTW; the protein is encoded by the coding sequence ATGCAACTGTTAGAAATTCAGTCCAGTGTTCGTCAAGATCGTTCCGTTTCTCGTCCCCTTGCTTCCAAGTTCATTTACCAGTGGCAGTCGTTTCATCCTGAAGCTCAGCACCAATTGCGAGATTTAGGACAACAGCCGCCTGCCCTGATCACCTCTGACTGGGTTGCAGCCAACCTAACACCAGCACCTGACCAAACGGAAGAGACAAAGGCATTGCTAGCGGAATCAGACACCTTAATTGCCGAACTGTTTGCAGCCGACCGCATTGTACTTGGGGTTCCCATGTATAACTTCGGAATTCCCGCCCATCTCAAAGCCTACTTTGACAATATTATTCGCGTGGGTCGAACCGTCGAATATAACCGCGATACTGCATCCTTTAATGGTTTACTCACCGGAAAGAAATCTCTCATTATCAGTTCCCGTGCTGGCAGCTATGCCCCCGGAACACCAGCAGGCGCAATGGATTTTTGTGTGCCCTACCTCCAGTTCATCTTGAATTTCCTGGGCATTCGGGATGTGGAATATGTTGAAGTTCCCTATCAGGGAATGGGAGGCGAGATGCAGCAACAAGCAACCGAGACTGCGATCGCCCGTTTGATGGAGTTAGCCAAGACCTGGTAA
- a CDS encoding heavy metal-responsive transcriptional regulator, with protein MLAQETLKRIGSVAKESGLPIKTIRYYDELGLLKTFGRTEGNYRLFSSDVFGRLRFIKRAQSLGLTLLEIREFLNVRDQGDLPCNHIKVKLEDKLQDIEQQIQQLHVLRQELSGLLSGWESIPEHPEETICPILERI; from the coding sequence ATGTTAGCTCAAGAAACCTTGAAACGCATTGGTTCAGTCGCGAAAGAGAGTGGTCTACCCATCAAAACCATTCGCTACTATGACGAGTTGGGTTTGCTGAAAACCTTTGGTCGCACGGAAGGTAATTATCGGTTGTTTAGTTCAGATGTTTTTGGTCGCTTGCGGTTCATCAAACGTGCTCAAAGTCTTGGTTTAACGCTGCTAGAGATTAGAGAGTTTTTGAATGTCCGTGACCAAGGTGATTTACCCTGCAACCATATCAAGGTGAAGCTAGAAGATAAGCTGCAAGATATTGAACAGCAAATTCAACAGCTACACGTTCTGAGACAAGAACTGAGTGGTCTTTTGTCAGGTTGGGAAAGTATTCCTGAACATCCTGAAGAAACAATTTGTCCAATACTTGAACGAATTTAA